A region from the Benincasa hispida cultivar B227 chromosome 10, ASM972705v1, whole genome shotgun sequence genome encodes:
- the LOC120088612 gene encoding mitogen-activated protein kinase kinase kinase 18-like: protein MDWTRGHVIGHGSSATVFLATASPIRDVFAVKSAELSRSQSLQKEQQFLSFLVSPYIVSYRGFEVSREQNGVMMFNLFMEYFPNGSLADVIRRCGGRRLDEARIGIYTRQLLMGLQYIHSKGLVHCDIKARNILIGRDGVAKLADFGCAKWATSQTDPIGGTPLFMAPEVARGEHQGFAADIWSIGCTIIEMATGGGSPWPKTTDDTDPISTLYRIGYSEESPEIPCFLSEEAKDFLEKCLKGNPSERWTANQLVNHPFLRELNSATPRKIQEVHLDSPTSILEQGIWRSIEESEIRESKLIKPAAAAEEQIRRLWMVSGEPRWRDDENWITIRRKDTEKSREVGEEVKKCSNNCWSEKQRDSGGKEWLEMELRDKNGNIICRISNHSCRNNIIISLVNNNNPLSFHTHTPKFLPLMPTIL from the coding sequence ATGGATTGGACTAGAGGCCATGTCATCGGCCACGGCTCCTCCGCCACTGTCTTCCTCGCCACTGCTTCTCCCATCCGCGATGTCTTTGCCGTCAAATCCGCTGAGCTTTCGCGCTCGCAATCTCTACAAAAAGAGCAacagtttctttcttttttagtcTCTCCTTATATAGTTTCTTATAGAGGCTTTGAGGTTAGTAGAGAACAGAATGGGGTTATGATGTTCAATCTTTTCATGGAGTATTTCCCCAATGGCTCGCTCGCCGATGTAATTCGTCGCTGTGGAGGGCGGCGGCTCGATGAGGCGAGGATCGGAATCTACACGCGGCAGTTACTAATGGGTTTACAGTACATTCATTCCAAAGGGTTAGTACATTGCGACATTAAAGCTCGTAACATTTTGATTGGTCGAGACGGTGTGGCTAAATTGGCTGATTTCGGGTGCGCCAAGTGGGCAACAAGCCAAACCGATCCAATTGGCGGCACGCCGCTGTTCATGGCACCGGAAGTGGCTCGTGGTGAACACCAAGGTTTCGCTGCCGATATTTGGTCAATTGGGTGTACAATTATCGAAATGGCCACCGGCGGCGGCTCACCCTGGCCGAAAACAACCGACGACACCGACCCGATTTCCACCCTGTACCGAATTGGGTATTCCGAGGAGTCACCGGAAATTCCATGTTTTTTATCCGAGGAAGCAAAGGATTTCCTAGAGAAGTGTTTAAAAGGGAATCCAAGTGAGAGATGGACAGCGAATCAGCTAGTGAATCACCCATTTTTAAGGGAATTGAATTCCGCAACCCCAAGGAAAATCCAGGAAGTTCATTTAGATTCACCAACGAGTATTCTAGAACAGGGGATTTGGAGATCAATTGAAGAAAGTGAAATCAGAGAAAGCAAATTGATTAAACCCGCAGCTGCAGCAGAGGAGCAGATCCGACGGCTGTGGATGGTTTCAGGAGAGCCCAGATGGAGAGACGATGAGAATTGGATTACAATCCGAAGAAAAGACACAGAAAAAAGCAGAGAAGTGGGTGAAGAAGTGAAAAAATGTAGTAATAATTGTTGGAGTGAGAAACAGAGAGATAGTGGTGGCAAAGAGTGGTTGGAAATGGAATTAAGAGATAAGAATGGGAACATTATTTGTAGAATTAGTAACCATAGTTGTaggaataatattattattagtcttgtaaataataataatccttTATCTTTTCATACACATACAcctaaatttcttcctttaatGCCAACTATATTATGA